One segment of Cardiocondyla obscurior isolate alpha-2009 linkage group LG13, Cobs3.1, whole genome shotgun sequence DNA contains the following:
- the Not10 gene encoding CCR4-NOT transcription complex subunit 10-B isoform X2, with protein MSEISETQIKDSVSVITEQERELARTILSEFQKNSYASCLSYLSKLESLRPTDLKVTHNKVVVEYYKSDLKKTELTHKSLNAICGQISTTDSNEVIDDVEKCVMRYNQAVLLYHTKQYNAALQIMTRLFAFIEPMEETLAHKVCLLLIELYIVTEQPDAALSILNYVESQFISADSPKISSIDKDGVMKSIKEQREQKKDVGDTGTDAFKIKLLKYKARIYLLTHQLKLCKREWKTLVSLGIVNTSTIFLKANLEYLRGNYEKAIQFLNSKMKENLDFKLCGESSAVLFYNNMACLHLAMGKPTLACSYLQAALRANKCALENMQVKDADPLSSQPLYTLGGNKHYELMYSLGVSLLHAGKASKAFDCFTEVAQKVHNNPKLLLRMAECCIHSHKYSNEVDFNIPKRRKDLVQKTIGSGIHKKIILAPSLSKDIKYHSEGLSYAIPQPTLEFGYLCLKNALLLLPNNNYESNIPVTTMATNSVSLSLTSGHNLGGVQHVTFMSRATAVESFNLKICVLTASAYVSLCLGDYILSLEHAKTLLSFNKLPGAYKMLGNLYAAESLIFMDKISEALEYLKLENLQDLSTFISMPEIQEKDKEKLEEIVIKPIRAWYPTTNSTATAIIRYNLAVAYAIRGELDKSGETLKQIWMSKEANCDIPIQVIMLALYIELQLGHADISKSIIKQHCPQYR; from the exons ATGAGCGAAATATCAGAAACGCAAATTAAAGACAGCGTCTCTGTTATAACTGAGCAAGAGCGCGAACTGGCCAGAACTATACTGTCAGAATTCCAAAAGAATTCTTACGCGTCGTGCTTGTCGTACTTGAGCAAATTGGAAAGCCTCAGGCCTACTGATCTCAAAGTTACACATAATAAAGTTGTGGTAGAATACTATAAAAGTGACTTGAAGAAAACTGAATTGACGCACAAGAGTTTGAATGCTATATGCGGCCAGATATCAACGACAGATTCCAACGAGGTTATCGATGATGTTGAAAAGTGTGTTATGAGATATAACCAAGcagttttattatatcataCTAAACAGTATAATGCTGCACTTCAAATCATGACTAGGTTGTTTGCCTTTATCGAACCAATGG AAGAAACTCTAGCACATAAAGTTTGTCTGTTACTGATTGAATTATACATAGTAACAGAGCAACCAGATGCAGCTCtgtcaatattaaattatgtagaAAGTCAATTTATATCTGCTGATAGTCCCAAAATTTCATCCATTGACAAGGATGGAGTAATGAAATCTATTAAAGAGCAAAGAGAGCAAAAGAAAGATGTTGGTGATACAGGAACAGATGCATTCAAGATTAAACTCTTGAAATATAAAGCAAGAATATATCTTTTGACTCATCAACTAAAACTCTGTAAAAGAGAATGGAAGACATTAGTTTCATTGGGCATAGTG AATACATCAACTATTTTTTTGAAAGCTAATCTGGAATATTTAAGAGGCAATTATGAAAAGGCAATACAATTTTTGAATTctaaaatgaaagaaaatttagattttaa ATTATGTGGGGAATCTTCAgccgttttattttacaacaaCATGGCATGTTTGCATTTAGCAATGGGCAAACCGACTCTAGCTTGTTCTTATCTTCAAGCAGCTTTGCGCGCAAATAAATGTGCACTCGAGAATATGCAAGTAAAAGACGctg ATCCTTTATCCTCTCAACCGTTGTACACACTTGGCGGCAATAAACATTACGAATTGATGTATAGTTTGGGTGTATCATTGTTGCACGCTGGTAAAGCATCAAAAGCCTTCGATTGCTTCACAGAAGTAGCACAGAAGGTACACAATAATCCTAAACTCTTGCTCAGAATGGCAGAATGTTGCATCCACAGTCACAAATAT TCCAACGAAGTTGATTTCAATATTCCAAAACGGCGTAAAGATTTGGTACAGAAGACAATAGGATCTggtattcataaaaaaattatattagcaCCGTCTCTTTCGAAggatattaaatatcattCAGAAGGCCTATCTTACGCGATTCCACAACCAACATTGGAATTTGGATATTTATGTTTGAAAAATGCGTTACTTTTGCTACCAAACAATAATTACGAATCGAACATACCTGTGACAACTATGGCGACAAATTCAGTATCACTGTCGTTAACGTCTGGTCATAATTTAG GTGGTGTTCAACATGTAACGTTTATGTCACGAGCTACAGCTGTGGAAtcctttaatttaaaaatttgcgtCTTAACCGCTAGCGCTTATGTCTCATTGTGTCTTGGAGATTATATACTTTCTCTCGAACATGCAAAAACTCTGTTAAGCTTCAACAAGTTGCCTGGAGCATATAAAATGCTAGGTAACTTGTATGCCGCTGAAAGTTTGATATTTATGGATAAGATTAGCGAGGCACTCGAATATCTCAAGCTAGAAAATCTACAAGATTTAAGTACATTTATATCGATGCCAGAAATtcaagaaaaagataaagaaaagttGGAAGAAATCGTGATAAAACCTATAAGAG CATGGTATCCCACAACGAATTCGACAGCCACTGCTATTATACGTTACAATTTGGCTGTGGCTTATGCTATACGAGGCGAACTAGATAAATCTGGGGAAACTTTGAAACAA atatgGATGTCGAAAGAAGCAAATTGTGATATACCTATACAAGTGATCATGTTAGCCTTGTACATAGAACTACAAttag gGCACGCTGATATTTCAAAATCAATAATAAAACAGCATTGTCCACAATATCGTTAG
- the Not10 gene encoding CCR4-NOT transcription complex subunit 10-B isoform X1, with translation MSEISETQIKDSVSVITEQERELARTILSEFQKNSYASCLSYLSKLESLRPTDLKVTHNKVVVEYYKSDLKKTELTHKSLNAICGQISTTDSNEVIDDVEKCVMRYNQAVLLYHTKQYNAALQIMTRLFAFIEPMEETLAHKVCLLLIELYIVTEQPDAALSILNYVESQFISADSPKISSIDKDGVMKSIKEQREQKKDVGDTGTDAFKIKLLKYKARIYLLTHQLKLCKREWKTLVSLGIVLFYCFQNTSTIFLKANLEYLRGNYEKAIQFLNSKMKENLDFKLCGESSAVLFYNNMACLHLAMGKPTLACSYLQAALRANKCALENMQVKDADPLSSQPLYTLGGNKHYELMYSLGVSLLHAGKASKAFDCFTEVAQKVHNNPKLLLRMAECCIHSHKYSNEVDFNIPKRRKDLVQKTIGSGIHKKIILAPSLSKDIKYHSEGLSYAIPQPTLEFGYLCLKNALLLLPNNNYESNIPVTTMATNSVSLSLTSGHNLGGVQHVTFMSRATAVESFNLKICVLTASAYVSLCLGDYILSLEHAKTLLSFNKLPGAYKMLGNLYAAESLIFMDKISEALEYLKLENLQDLSTFISMPEIQEKDKEKLEEIVIKPIRAWYPTTNSTATAIIRYNLAVAYAIRGELDKSGETLKQIWMSKEANCDIPIQVIMLALYIELQLGHADISKSIIKQHCPQYR, from the exons ATGAGCGAAATATCAGAAACGCAAATTAAAGACAGCGTCTCTGTTATAACTGAGCAAGAGCGCGAACTGGCCAGAACTATACTGTCAGAATTCCAAAAGAATTCTTACGCGTCGTGCTTGTCGTACTTGAGCAAATTGGAAAGCCTCAGGCCTACTGATCTCAAAGTTACACATAATAAAGTTGTGGTAGAATACTATAAAAGTGACTTGAAGAAAACTGAATTGACGCACAAGAGTTTGAATGCTATATGCGGCCAGATATCAACGACAGATTCCAACGAGGTTATCGATGATGTTGAAAAGTGTGTTATGAGATATAACCAAGcagttttattatatcataCTAAACAGTATAATGCTGCACTTCAAATCATGACTAGGTTGTTTGCCTTTATCGAACCAATGG AAGAAACTCTAGCACATAAAGTTTGTCTGTTACTGATTGAATTATACATAGTAACAGAGCAACCAGATGCAGCTCtgtcaatattaaattatgtagaAAGTCAATTTATATCTGCTGATAGTCCCAAAATTTCATCCATTGACAAGGATGGAGTAATGAAATCTATTAAAGAGCAAAGAGAGCAAAAGAAAGATGTTGGTGATACAGGAACAGATGCATTCAAGATTAAACTCTTGAAATATAAAGCAAGAATATATCTTTTGACTCATCAACTAAAACTCTGTAAAAGAGAATGGAAGACATTAGTTTCATTGGGCATAGTG ttattttattgttttcagAATACATCAACTATTTTTTTGAAAGCTAATCTGGAATATTTAAGAGGCAATTATGAAAAGGCAATACAATTTTTGAATTctaaaatgaaagaaaatttagattttaa ATTATGTGGGGAATCTTCAgccgttttattttacaacaaCATGGCATGTTTGCATTTAGCAATGGGCAAACCGACTCTAGCTTGTTCTTATCTTCAAGCAGCTTTGCGCGCAAATAAATGTGCACTCGAGAATATGCAAGTAAAAGACGctg ATCCTTTATCCTCTCAACCGTTGTACACACTTGGCGGCAATAAACATTACGAATTGATGTATAGTTTGGGTGTATCATTGTTGCACGCTGGTAAAGCATCAAAAGCCTTCGATTGCTTCACAGAAGTAGCACAGAAGGTACACAATAATCCTAAACTCTTGCTCAGAATGGCAGAATGTTGCATCCACAGTCACAAATAT TCCAACGAAGTTGATTTCAATATTCCAAAACGGCGTAAAGATTTGGTACAGAAGACAATAGGATCTggtattcataaaaaaattatattagcaCCGTCTCTTTCGAAggatattaaatatcattCAGAAGGCCTATCTTACGCGATTCCACAACCAACATTGGAATTTGGATATTTATGTTTGAAAAATGCGTTACTTTTGCTACCAAACAATAATTACGAATCGAACATACCTGTGACAACTATGGCGACAAATTCAGTATCACTGTCGTTAACGTCTGGTCATAATTTAG GTGGTGTTCAACATGTAACGTTTATGTCACGAGCTACAGCTGTGGAAtcctttaatttaaaaatttgcgtCTTAACCGCTAGCGCTTATGTCTCATTGTGTCTTGGAGATTATATACTTTCTCTCGAACATGCAAAAACTCTGTTAAGCTTCAACAAGTTGCCTGGAGCATATAAAATGCTAGGTAACTTGTATGCCGCTGAAAGTTTGATATTTATGGATAAGATTAGCGAGGCACTCGAATATCTCAAGCTAGAAAATCTACAAGATTTAAGTACATTTATATCGATGCCAGAAATtcaagaaaaagataaagaaaagttGGAAGAAATCGTGATAAAACCTATAAGAG CATGGTATCCCACAACGAATTCGACAGCCACTGCTATTATACGTTACAATTTGGCTGTGGCTTATGCTATACGAGGCGAACTAGATAAATCTGGGGAAACTTTGAAACAA atatgGATGTCGAAAGAAGCAAATTGTGATATACCTATACAAGTGATCATGTTAGCCTTGTACATAGAACTACAAttag gGCACGCTGATATTTCAAAATCAATAATAAAACAGCATTGTCCACAATATCGTTAG